One genomic window of Candidatus Zixiibacteriota bacterium includes the following:
- a CDS encoding zinc metalloprotease HtpX: MNSLKVTFLFLLLTMLFMAVGFALGGRNGMIMAFGIAALMNFITYWFSDKIVLKMYRAREVTEASNRRLWRVVSHASQKAMIPMPKVYIIPSKAPNAFATGRSVNHAAVAATEGLIEMLNDSELEGVIGHELAHIINKDMLVGTMAATIAGAIGILASMARWSMIFGGYSRDDNRGSNPIVLLVALIVAPIAAMLIQMAISRSREYKADAEGGRITGQYLPLASALEKLHKAPVRMNLDERPATAHLFIANPLSGKGFASLFSTHPPVEERVKRLQKLAMGGYSY; this comes from the coding sequence GTGAATAGTCTGAAAGTAACCTTCCTGTTTCTCTTGCTGACCATGCTATTTATGGCGGTCGGTTTTGCCCTGGGCGGCAGGAACGGCATGATAATGGCGTTTGGGATTGCCGCCTTGATGAATTTCATCACTTACTGGTTTTCTGACAAGATTGTCTTAAAGATGTATCGCGCCCGCGAGGTGACGGAAGCGAGCAACCGGAGGCTCTGGCGGGTGGTAAGTCACGCATCTCAGAAGGCGATGATACCGATGCCGAAAGTTTATATAATCCCGTCCAAAGCCCCTAACGCGTTTGCTACCGGACGCAGTGTTAATCATGCGGCGGTGGCGGCAACCGAAGGGTTGATTGAGATGCTGAACGATAGCGAGCTGGAAGGAGTCATAGGCCATGAACTGGCGCATATTATCAATAAAGATATGCTGGTCGGAACAATGGCGGCCACCATCGCCGGCGCTATCGGCATTCTGGCATCGATGGCACGCTGGTCGATGATATTCGGAGGGTACTCGCGTGATGACAACCGGGGCAGCAACCCGATTGTTTTGCTGGTGGCGCTGATTGTAGCGCCGATTGCGGCAATGCTGATACAAATGGCGATATCCCGTTCTCGTGAATATAAGGCTGATGCCGAAGGGGGACGGATAACCGGTCAATATCTGCCGCTGGCATCGGCTCTGGAGAAACTTCACAAGGCGCCAGTGCGAATGAACCTGGATGAGCGTCCCGCAACGGCACACTTATTCATCGCCAATCCCCTATCGGGGAAAGGATTTGCCTCCCTCTTTTCGACCCATCCGCCGGTTGAAGAACGTGTGAAGCGTCTTCAGAAACTGGCCATGGGCGGCTACAGCTATTGA
- a CDS encoding deoxyribonuclease IV, with amino-acid sequence KPLTDEEVERFFAEQKNTGVTVSCAHDSYLINLGSPDEELYKKSYEAFQIELERCDILKVPNLVMHPGSHVGSGEEVGLKRIANAFNMLFEKLPDNKTTVCLETTAGQGSNLGYRFEQLAEIVEMVEDKKRMGVCLDTCHIFAAGYPIQKEEEYKATMKEFDRILGLARLRVIHFNDSKKGLGSKVDRHTHIGQGELGLEPFRHIMNDKRLQKIPKILETPKGDELLEDIENLKVLRSLVKK; translated from the coding sequence CAAGCCGCTGACCGACGAAGAGGTCGAGCGTTTCTTTGCCGAGCAGAAAAACACCGGCGTGACCGTTTCCTGCGCGCACGACAGTTATCTGATTAATCTTGGCTCCCCTGATGAAGAACTCTATAAGAAGTCGTATGAGGCGTTCCAAATCGAATTGGAGCGATGTGACATCCTGAAAGTCCCCAATCTGGTAATGCATCCCGGCTCGCATGTCGGCAGCGGTGAAGAGGTCGGGCTGAAACGGATTGCCAACGCCTTCAATATGTTGTTCGAGAAACTCCCTGACAATAAGACAACGGTCTGCCTCGAAACTACCGCCGGTCAAGGCTCCAATCTCGGCTACAGGTTTGAGCAACTGGCGGAGATTGTCGAAATGGTGGAGGATAAGAAAAGGATGGGGGTCTGTCTCGATACCTGCCATATCTTCGCCGCCGGCTACCCGATTCAAAAGGAAGAAGAGTATAAGGCGACTATGAAGGAGTTTGACCGGATATTAGGGCTGGCGCGATTGAGAGTCATCCACTTCAACGATTCGAAAAAGGGGCTCGGCTCAAAAGTTGACCGGCATACTCATATCGGGCAAGGGGAACTGGGGCTGGAGCCGTTTCGACATATTATGAACGATAAACGGCTTCAAAAAATACCGAAGATTCTGGAGACACCTAAGGGGGATGAATTGCTGGAGGATATCGAGAATCTGAAAGTCCTCCGTTCATTGGTGAAGAAATAA
- a CDS encoding dicarboxylate/amino acid:cation symporter produces the protein MSNRTGQIILIGMLAGVVLGALGGYFLGEQMLQIKFLGVIFLNALKLIVVPLIILSMIVGVTSLGDIRKLGRTAGKTLLYFLGTTTIAVLLGLVLVNIIRPGVGAPMIGTAAPEMITDSAPMSLIDIVVSMVPENFFKAASEGQVLGLIIFALIFGGALTTLGAGAKSVIDILETLNRAIMKIVELIIYFAPVGVFALIGGIVAENRESLGQLTSGLGWYTLTVIAGLVIHGVIILPLILSLLGKRNPWKYVINMGQVFATSFTTSSSSATLPVNMTAVIEKNKVDKRAGSFVLPLGATINMDGTALYEAVAAVFIAQVYGIDLTIGQQVIIFITATLASIGAAGIPHAGTVTMVFVLSAVGLPIEGIGLIWAVDWFLDRCRTTVNVWGDAVGAAVISETGEIKAGEVILSRISPAPETRTEKTYVRRDRQERPERMERRERPERGERQDRRDRPERTPRQGRFDERPREQRRRDYPSKGRRNDQRGGFRKERSDEPRKQSPSPDYIKKELEEIRKQKSPAIPVAGFSQESEPIDAMSQETGQKDSFFDIDVSKIDFFPGDKKEPDEEKGVETAPEPETPPDRELTPDSEPQVKQEITEKDGSEEEDDSWGRIKKKHPSR, from the coding sequence ATGAGTAATAGGACTGGACAGATTATTCTGATTGGTATGCTTGCCGGGGTGGTTCTTGGTGCGCTGGGTGGCTATTTTCTGGGCGAACAGATGCTCCAGATTAAGTTTTTGGGGGTTATTTTTCTTAATGCTTTAAAGCTTATTGTTGTCCCGCTAATCATCCTGTCAATGATTGTTGGAGTTACCTCACTGGGGGATATTCGCAAACTGGGAAGAACGGCGGGGAAAACGCTCCTGTATTTTCTGGGCACAACCACAATAGCGGTGCTTTTGGGACTGGTACTGGTCAATATCATTCGCCCCGGTGTCGGCGCCCCCATGATTGGAACCGCCGCTCCGGAAATGATTACCGATTCGGCGCCAATGTCGCTGATTGATATAGTCGTCAGCATGGTCCCGGAGAATTTTTTCAAAGCCGCATCGGAGGGGCAGGTACTGGGACTGATAATTTTCGCTCTTATTTTCGGCGGCGCCCTGACAACACTTGGCGCGGGGGCAAAGAGTGTCATCGACATCCTGGAGACTTTAAATCGCGCCATTATGAAGATAGTCGAACTGATTATCTATTTCGCGCCTGTCGGCGTTTTTGCCCTGATTGGAGGGATTGTAGCGGAAAACCGGGAATCGCTGGGACAGCTCACCTCCGGGTTAGGCTGGTACACACTGACCGTTATAGCCGGGCTTGTCATCCATGGCGTTATTATTCTTCCCCTAATCTTGAGCCTCTTAGGGAAAAGAAATCCCTGGAAATACGTAATAAATATGGGGCAGGTTTTCGCCACGTCATTTACGACTTCCTCCTCATCGGCGACTCTTCCGGTCAACATGACCGCGGTCATTGAGAAAAATAAAGTAGATAAGCGGGCCGGCTCGTTTGTTCTTCCCCTGGGCGCTACTATAAATATGGATGGGACAGCGCTCTATGAAGCGGTAGCGGCCGTATTCATCGCCCAGGTTTATGGCATCGACCTGACCATAGGCCAGCAGGTGATTATATTCATAACGGCTACTTTGGCGTCGATCGGCGCCGCCGGTATTCCCCACGCCGGCACAGTCACCATGGTGTTCGTGCTGTCAGCGGTGGGACTTCCAATAGAAGGAATCGGTTTAATCTGGGCGGTGGACTGGTTTCTGGACCGCTGCCGGACAACTGTCAACGTTTGGGGAGATGCCGTTGGAGCGGCGGTTATTTCTGAGACCGGTGAAATAAAAGCCGGCGAAGTTATCCTGTCGCGAATTAGCCCGGCGCCAGAGACACGGACAGAGAAAACCTATGTCCGCCGGGACCGGCAGGAGCGCCCCGAGCGAATGGAGCGGCGGGAGAGGCCCGAGCGGGGCGAAAGACAGGACCGCCGGGACCGTCCCGAGAGAACTCCTCGCCAGGGACGTTTCGACGAAAGACCGCGGGAGCAGAGACGTCGCGATTATCCCTCCAAAGGTCGGCGCAACGACCAGCGAGGCGGATTCCGTAAGGAGCGCAGCGATGAACCCCGCAAACAGAGCCCATCACCCGATTATATAAAGAAAGAGCTGGAGGAAATACGCAAACAGAAATCTCCGGCAATACCGGTGGCAGGATTCTCCCAGGAAAGTGAGCCTATTGATGCAATGTCGCAGGAGACCGGCCAAAAAGATTCTTTTTTTGATATTGATGTTTCAAAGATAGATTTCTTCCCCGGAGATAAGAAAGAGCCGGACGAGGAAAAAGGCGTTGAAACCGCTCCCGAGCCGGAGACGCCGCCCGACAGAGAATTGACGCCGGATTCGGAACCTCAAGTAAAACAAGAAATTACCGAGAAGGACGGCTCTGAAGAGGAGGATGACTCCTGGGGCAGAATAAAAAAGAAACATCCCAGCCGCTGA